A region from the Mya arenaria isolate MELC-2E11 chromosome 2, ASM2691426v1 genome encodes:
- the LOC128225153 gene encoding monocarboxylate transporter 2-like: MPTSVLNFDSEGEYSFNYASYEREDVISRIMTSNKTSSQQFILSSSSTLQPERNTREPSKPSRWRMLVIMLSCLYLNYLTFGMAACLGVVYVALIEDLQCLRSEAALVQSLYLGLSLGGTILFSRPLTKYDTGYFVMVANTICCTAFALCMAANNIWVVLVLVGIIGGLSVSVSCLSAAIVVNWTFGENRRVALSVLTLGSALAQTTLPFLTNFLIDQYGWRGCLLILGGLFLNSAVFGFVIHLSKDYFHKPTPNNISKKSPAIFTMIKDVAFLIFLSTMFIFPGLGPVEQWFIVDLSVLKGYTSQEGTVLLSLNGVAGIFARVFSALYIKFYPKRRSEHVLCFAFLLWGLAHYLIVTVPYYWAMFMVMLLRGFASSIVVAFIPALQIALRGPDDYPIVAAMTFFVNGVGEILGGFLGGYSADVTGSYNLIFYIAAGAFVYEALSVELISSILKKRDRKEISQTYEKLPD, from the exons ATGCCGACGTCAGTGCTGAACTTTGATTCGGAGGGTGAATACTCGTTCAATTATGCTTCATATGAAAGAGAGGATGTTATTTCGCGTATTATGACCAGCAACAAGACAAGTAGCCAGCAGTTTATTCTGTCATCCAGCAGTACTTTACAGCCAGAAAGAAATACCAGAGAACCTTCTAAACCATCAAG ATGGCGTATGCTTGTCATCATGCTGTCTTGCCTGTACCTCAACTACCTCACATTTGGCATGGCGGCATGTCTAGGGGTGGTCTATGTTGCTCTTATTGAAGACCTACAATGTCTTAGATCGGAAGCAGCGCTTGTCCAGAGCTTATACTTGGGACTTTCACTGg gaggaacaattttgttttcaaggcCCTTGACCAAGTATGACACAGGATACTTTGTCATGGTTGCAAACACAATATGTTGTACCGCCTTTGCATTATGTATGGCTGCAAACAACATCTGGGTTGTGTTAGTCCTGGTTGGGATTATTGGAGGACTCTCCGTGAGCGTTTCCTGTCTCTCTGCGGCAATTGTTGTCAATTGGACGTTTGGGGAAAACCGTCGGGTCGCCTTGAGCGTCCTCACGCTTGGATCGGCTTTGGCTCAGACTACCTTACCGTTTCTGACCAACTTTCTTATCGATCAGTACGGATGGAGAGGATGTCTGCTGATACTTGGAGGTCTCTTCCTGAACTCTGCTGTTTTTGGATTCGTGATACACTTGTCGAAAGACTATTTTCATAAACCAACACCTAACAATATAAGCAAGAAAAGTCCAGCAATCTTCACTATGATAAAGGATGTCGCTTTTCTTATATTTCTTAGTACAATGTTCATATTTCCTGGTCTAGGACCAGTTGAACAATGGTTTATAGTGGACCTGAGCGTACTAAAAGGATACACTTCTCAAGAAGGAACTGTTCTGCTCTCGCTTAACGGCGTAGCAGGTATATTTGCGCGAGTGTTCTCAGCATTGTACATCAAGTTTTACCCGAAAAGACGATCAGAACATGTGCTTTGCTTTGCTTTCTTGCTTTGGGGGTTGGCGCACTATCTGATTGTGACCGTACCATATTATTGGGCAATGTTTATGGTCATGCTACTTCGAGGGTTTGCATCGAGTATTGTCGTCGCGTTTATCCCTGCGCTACAAATTGCCTTACGGGGACCAGACGATTACCCTATAGTTGCTGCAATGACGTTCTTTGTCAATGGGGTTGGGGAAATTTTAGGTGGATTTCTTGGAGGTTATAGTGCAGACGTCACAGGCTCCTACAATCTGATATTCTATATTGCAGCAGGTGCCTTTGTGTATGAAGCATTGAGCGTAGAACTTATATCGTCAATACTAAAGAAAAGGGATCGGAAAGAAATCTCGCAGACTTACGAGAAGTTACCAGATTAG
- the LOC128209316 gene encoding uncharacterized protein LOC128209316, with product MEVVENSVDSGPAPKSSVNFEAAMVLSGVGDALGYKNGHWEFCSSGTKILNEVRKMGGVARINVKKPYWIVSDDTVMHIATGQALIENRHDVVLDELIKKLAIKYKGCMSDMVGREPGIMCEDSCRKLDPWSALGCRIPFNTRAGGCGAAMRAMCIGLRYWKSDQLDQLIAASIESGRLTHHHPTGYLGALASALFTAFAIQGKLPYEWGAEMMTILPKAKEHMRLRNIEVEKNLEYWDFFESRWCEYLRMRNISDGKSKPVFPMLFDAGKRDQFYTNISFEDFGGSSGHDAPMIAYDAILGCDGNWIELCNRAMFHGGKSDSTGVIAGCLYGAMYGYSGVPKRNYSDLEYKKELETIGHKLYKLSLFAEDDNLKIALEVSDLGKHAMGEVSGKSVEDSNTVKFTEDEVSGKSLRDGDMEKVAEYVDPGKTLEDSDTKKITADVPGRRVELCIRYEAAMVLSGVGDAIGYKKGEFETCQSGTEIQSMVEALGGLDQIIVKPPEWIVSDDTLFHIATAKVLIDASSRDLSNAKFLRNLAIEYKNCSAEMVEMGDRSPGETCLSACRQLDPWDPNGCGVPFNPRGGACGAAMRAMCIGLRYPKPEQLGDLVKASVEAGIITHHHPTGYLGSLASAVFTAYAIQSKPAREWGAGLLSVLPRAREFINSRNQSVNENVGAWDYFESRWKEYLGARQIMDGNTDAMFPLNYDCSKRDAFYEYMSYDGLGGSSGHDAPMIAYDAILGCNGEWKELCDRAMFHGGDSDSTGVIAGCLYGALYGYREVPENNYAQLEYKGELVKLGRDLYQLSHTK from the coding sequence ATGGAAGTTGTAGAGAACTCGGTAGATAGTGGACCGGCGCCGAAAAGTAGTGTGAACTTTGAAGCGGCTATGGTTTTAAGTGGTGTTGGTGACGCTCTCGGCTACAAGAACGGTCACTGGGAATTCTGCAGTTCAGGAACGAAAATACTAAATGAAGTTCGTAAAATGGGTGGTGTTGCTAGAATCAACGTGAAAAAGCCCTATTGGATCGTTAGCGACGATACAGTTATGCATATTGCTACTGGACAGGCTTTAATTGAAAATAGGCACGATGTAGTTTTGGATGAGCTGATAAAGAAGCTGGCAATAAAGTATAAGGGATGTATGTCTGATATGGTCGGAAGAGAACCGGGAATAATGTGCGAAGACTCGTGCCGTAAATTGGACCCTTGGTCTGCATTGGGCTGCCGTATCCCCTTTAATACCCGTGCTGGCGGTTGTGGCGCGGCTATGCGAGCAATGTGCATCGGTTTGAGGTACTGGAAATCAGATCAGTTAGACCAGCTCATTGCAGCCAGTATTGAGTCCGGCAGACTTACTCACCATCACCCGACGGGCTATCTCGGTGCCCTCGCTTCCGCTCTTTTCACCGCATTTGCTATTCAAGGGAAATTACCGTACGAATGGGGTGCAGAAATGATGACCATACTACCGAAGGCGAAAGAACATATGCGATTGAGAAACATTGAAGTGGAAAAAAACTTGGAATACTGGGATTTCTTCGAGTCTCGGTGGTGTGAGTACCTGCGTATGAGAAATATATCAGACGGCAAAAGTAAACCAGTATTCCCCATGTTGTTCGATGCAGGGAAGAGAGATCAGTTCTATACGAATATCAGCTTTGAAGATTTTGGAGGAAGTAGCGGTCATGATGCACCGATGATCGCTTACGACGCCATTCTAGGTTGTGATGGCAATTGGATAGAACTATGCAATCGTGCTATGTTCCACGGAGGAAAAAGCGATAGTACCGGTGTAATAGCAGGCTGCCTTTACGGCGCAATGTACGGATACAGCGGGGTACCGAAGAGGAATTACTCTGATCTTGAGTACAAAAAGGAACTGGAAACCATTGGACACAAATTGTACAAGCTTAGTTTATTTGCTGAAGacgataatttaaaaatagctctAGAGGTCAGTGATTTGGGAAAGCATGCAATGGGTGAGGTTTCGGGAAAGTCTGTTGAGGACAGTAACACGGTAAAGTTTACTGAGGACGAGGTTTCGGGAAAGTCTCTTAGGGACGGTGATATGGAAAAAGTTGCTGAATACGTTGATCCGGGAAAAACTCTTGAGGACAGTGATACGAAAAAGATAACTGCGGACGTTCCTGGAAGGCGAGTGGAACTATGCATTCGATACGAAGCTGCTATGGTCCTTAGCGGTGTTGGGGATGCTATAGGTTACAAAAAAGGCGAGTTTGAAACGTGCCAGTCTGGGACCGAGATTCAGTCAATGGTGGAGGCATTGGGTGGGCTTGATCAGATAATCGTCAAACCGCCGGAATGGATCGTTAGTGATGATACGTTGTTTCATATCGCAACAGCAAAGGTACTTATTGACGCGAGTTCACGGGACTTATCAAACGCTAAATTTCTGAGAAATCTTGCAATCGAGTACAAAAACTGTAGTGCAGAAATGGTCGAAATGGGAGATAGAAGTCCCGGGGAAACGTGTTTGTCTGCATGCCGACAGCTTGATCCATGGGATCCAAATGGGTGCGGGGTGCCATTCAACCCAAGAGGCGGAGCATGTGGAGCGGCAATGAGAGCAATGTGTATTGGGCTTCGCTACCCGAAACCAGAGCAACTGGGTGATCTTGTCAAAGCCAGCGTAGAAGCTGGTATAATAACGCATCATCATCCGACCGGGTACCTAGGATCCCTTGCTTCTGCTGTGTTCACTGCGTACGCTATTCAGTCAAAACCGGCACGTGAATGGGGAGCAGGTCTCCTGTCCGTTCTTCCTCGGGCTAGAGAATTCATAAATTCCAGGAATCAGagtgttaatgaaaatgttggCGCATGGGACTACTTTGAGAGTCGCTGGAAAGAGTATCTTGGAGCACGACAGATCATGGATGGCAACACCGACGCCATGTTTCCGCTCAATTATGATTGCTCAAAACGGGATGCGTTCTACGAGTACATGAGTTATGATGGGCTTGGAGGAAGTAGTGGTCACGATGCCCCGATGATTGCCTACGACGCCATTCTTGGATGCAACGGAGAATGGAAAGAGTTATGTGATCGGGCTATGTTCCATGGCGGGGATAGTGATAGCACTGGTGTCATTGCGGGATGCCTGTATGGCGCCTTGTATGGTTACCGAGAGGTCCCAGAAAACAACTACGCGCAGCTAGAGTACAAAGGGGAACTAGTGAAATTAGGACGAGATTTATACCAACTCAGTCATACGAAATAA
- the LOC128242988 gene encoding monocarboxylate transporter 6-like, with protein MPTSVLNFDSEGEYSFNYASYEREDVISRIMTSNKTGSQQFILSSSSNLQPEKNTREPSKPSRWRMLVIMLACLYLNYLTFGMATCLGVVYVALIEDLQCLRSEAALVQSLYLGLSLGGTILFSRPLTKYDTGYFVMIANTICCTAFALCMAANNVWVVIVLVGIIGGLSVSVSCLSAAIVVNWTFGENRRVALSVLTLGAALAQTTLPFLTNFLIDQYGWRGCLLILGGLFLNSAVFGFVIHLSKDYFHKPTPNNISKKSPAIFTMIKDVAFLIFLSTMFIFPGLGPVEQWFVVDLSVLKGYTSQEGTVLLSLNGVSGIFARVFSALYIKFYPKRRSEHVLCVAFLLWGLAHYLIVTVPYYWAMFMVMLLRGFASSIVVAFIPALQIALRGPDEYPIVAAMTFFVNGVGEILGGFLGGYSADVTGSYNLIFYIAAGAFVYEALSVELISSILKKRDRKEISQTYEKLPD; from the exons ATGCCGACGTCAGTGCTGAACTTTGATTCGGAGGGTGAATACTCGTTCAATTATGCTTCATATGAAAGAGAGGACGTGATTTCGCGCATTATGACCAGCAACAAGACAGGCAGCCAGCAGTTTATTCTGTCATCCAGCAGTAATTTGCAGCCAGAGAAAAATACCAGAGAACCTTCTAAACCATCAAg ATGGCGTATGCTTGTCATCATGTTGGCTTGCCTGTACCTCAACTACCTCACATTTGGCATGGCGACCTGTCTAGGTGTGGTCTATGTTGCTCTTATTGAAGACCTACAATGTCTGAGATCAGAAGCAGCGCTTGTCCAGAGCTTATACTTGGGTCTATCACTAG gaggaacaattttgttttcaaggcCCTTGACCAAGTATGACACAGGATACTTTGTCATGATTGCAAACACAATATGTTGTACCGCCTTTGCATTATGTATGGCTGCAAACAACGTCTGGGTTGTGATAGTCCTGGTTGGGATTATTGGAGGACTCTCCGTGAGCGTTTCCTGTCTCTCTGCGGCAATTGTTGTCAATTGGACGTTTGGGGAAAACCGTCGGGTCGCCTTGAGCGTCCTCACGCTTGGAGCGGCTTTGGCTCAGACTACCTTACCGTTTCTGACCAACTTTCTGATCGATCAGTACGGATGGAGAGGATGTCTGCTGATACTTGGAGGTCTCTTCCTGAACTCTGCTGTTTTTGGATTCGTGATACACTTGTCGAAAGACTATTTTCATAAACCAACACCTAACAATATAAGCAAGAAAAGTCCAGCAATCTTCACTATGATAAAGGATGTCGCTTTTCTTATATTTCTTAGTACAATGTTCATATTTCCTGGTCTAGGACCAGTTGAACAATGGTTTGTAGTGGACCTGAGCGTACTAAAAGGATACACTTCTCAAGAAGGAACTGTTCTGCTCTCGCTTAACGGCGTATCAGGTATATTTGCGCGAGTTTTCTCAGCATTGTACATCAAGTTTTACCCGAAAAGACGATCAGAACATGTGCTTTGCGTTGCTTTCTTGCTTTGGGGGTTGGCGCACTATCTGATTGTGACCGTACCATATTATTGGGCAATGTTTATGGTCATGCTACTTCGAGGGTTTGCATCGAGTATTGTCGTCGCGTTTATACCTGCGCTACAAATTGCCTTACGGGGACCAGACGAGTACCCTATAGTTGCTGCAATGACGTTCTTCGTCAATGGGGTTGGGGAAATTTTAGGTGGATTTCTTGGAGGTTATAGTGCAGACGTCACAGGCTCCTACAATCTGATATTCTATATTGCAGCAGGCGCCTTTGTGTATGAAGCATTGAGCGTAGAACTTATATCGTCGATACTAAAGAAAAGGGATCGGAAAGAAATCTCGCAGACTTACGAGAAGTTACCAGATTAG